The following are encoded in a window of Alphaproteobacteria bacterium LSUCC0719 genomic DNA:
- a CDS encoding DUF4167 domain-containing protein, protein MRQPQNAKRGRGRGRRGNGSAQPHVPNRNTSYESNGPDVKLRGNAQQLNEKYLALAHDAAAAGERITAEAYTQFADHYYRLHQAAVDAAEERKVQHAERQSRSGGPQPVIDEQPSDEASLEDEAVDTDEVKTNGDAKTSAAEVVDLTPAQVAEKVQEDQDSASA, encoded by the coding sequence ATGAGACAACCTCAGAATGCAAAGCGCGGTCGCGGACGTGGCCGCCGGGGCAACGGCAGCGCCCAACCACATGTGCCGAACAGAAACACCTCATATGAATCCAACGGTCCGGATGTAAAGCTTCGGGGCAATGCCCAGCAGCTGAACGAGAAATATCTGGCGCTGGCGCATGACGCCGCCGCCGCCGGTGAACGGATCACAGCCGAGGCCTACACACAGTTTGCGGATCATTACTATCGCCTGCATCAGGCGGCGGTAGATGCTGCCGAGGAACGCAAGGTTCAGCATGCTGAACGCCAGTCGCGTTCCGGCGGCCCACAACCGGTGATCGACGAACAGCCATCAGACGAGGCATCGCTGGAGGATGAGGCGGTCGATACTGATGAGGTCAAGACCAATGGCGATGCCAAGACCAGTGCCGCCGAGGTGGTTGATCTGACGCCGGCACAGGTTGCCGAGAAGGTTCAGGAAGATCAGGATTCGGCATCTGCGTAA
- the prmC gene encoding peptide chain release factor N(5)-glutamine methyltransferase codes for MNLPPADSHAPEARAILMPAQARLREAGIDSPALDARLILGIVLGRDDAVLPHETLIDWTAGKRLRFDALIARRMAGEPVSRIRGWREFWSLRFDLSPDTLDPRPDSETIVAAALAWVGDRRNEKFRILDLGSGSGALLLACLSELPQAHGVGIDISAGAVSVASANADRLGLGDRASFVEGDFASSDAGGDGFDLILCNPPYIPLADIGGLASEVVDFDPHRALDGGDDGLHSWRRLMPRMARGLAAGGQAFVEIGAGQQQQVTALACAAGLRPAGDAADIAGIVRCLAFGAPGH; via the coding sequence ATGAATCTGCCGCCGGCAGACTCCCATGCGCCAGAGGCGCGCGCAATCCTGATGCCGGCACAAGCCCGACTGCGGGAGGCTGGCATTGACAGCCCTGCACTCGATGCACGGCTCATTCTCGGCATCGTCCTTGGCCGTGATGACGCGGTATTGCCACATGAAACCCTGATCGACTGGACGGCCGGGAAACGCCTCAGGTTTGATGCCCTGATCGCACGTCGTATGGCTGGCGAGCCGGTCAGCAGGATCCGGGGGTGGCGGGAATTCTGGTCGCTTAGATTCGACCTGTCACCGGACACACTGGACCCGCGACCGGATTCCGAAACCATCGTCGCGGCGGCACTTGCCTGGGTGGGGGACCGCCGGAACGAAAAATTCCGAATTCTTGATCTTGGCAGTGGGTCGGGCGCGCTGCTTCTGGCCTGCCTGTCGGAACTGCCGCAGGCGCACGGCGTCGGCATCGACATCAGCGCCGGTGCCGTCAGCGTGGCTTCTGCCAATGCTGATCGGCTCGGCCTCGGTGATCGGGCCAGCTTTGTCGAGGGTGATTTCGCCAGTTCGGATGCCGGTGGGGACGGGTTTGATCTGATTCTGTGCAACCCGCCCTATATTCCGCTGGCGGACATTGGCGGTCTGGCCAGCGAGGTGGTGGATTTTGACCCGCACCGGGCGCTGGATGGGGGTGATGACGGGCTGCATAGCTGGCGACGGCTGATGCCGCGCATGGCACGGGGGCTGGCAGCGGGAGGACAGGCATTCGTCGAAATTGGTGCCGGCCAGCAACAGCAGGTTACCGCGCTGGCCTGTGCCGCCGGATTGCGGCCTGCAGGCGACGCTGCCGACATCGCCGGTATTGTCAGATGTCTTGCTTTTGGCGCGCCCGGCCATTGA
- a CDS encoding MOSC domain-containing protein, whose product MIIDALWQYPVKGLGGVRLDSAELAAGKHFPGDRRFAITTGHPRLADMPDGTWQKKAAFLQLMSHEQLAELDCQFAGTVLTLSHNGHERLVADLDSAEGADAMNSFFADFMGDGLAGTPRLMQIGDGAYVDRQAPWISLGGTASVFHVASTLGHRADARRYRLNIMLKTDTPFEEAGLIGHRIALGEAVVRVDGPVGRCAAIDVDPDNGIRGPQLVPKMKQAFGHTDLGILGEVIKGGTVKPGDRLQRLD is encoded by the coding sequence ATGATCATTGACGCGCTCTGGCAATATCCGGTGAAGGGGCTTGGCGGGGTACGCCTTGACAGCGCCGAACTTGCAGCCGGGAAGCATTTCCCGGGCGACCGCAGATTCGCCATCACCACAGGTCACCCGCGTCTGGCCGACATGCCGGACGGAACCTGGCAGAAGAAAGCCGCCTTTCTGCAATTGATGTCCCATGAACAGCTGGCGGAGCTTGATTGCCAGTTTGCCGGCACGGTGCTGACATTATCCCATAACGGCCATGAGCGCCTCGTGGCTGATCTGGACAGCGCCGAGGGCGCTGACGCCATGAACAGCTTCTTTGCCGATTTCATGGGTGATGGCCTTGCCGGAACACCGCGGCTCATGCAGATCGGGGACGGCGCCTATGTTGACAGGCAGGCACCGTGGATCAGCCTTGGCGGCACTGCCTCGGTCTTTCATGTCGCCAGCACGCTGGGACATCGAGCCGACGCACGGCGCTATCGACTGAACATCATGCTGAAAACAGATACACCGTTCGAAGAAGCCGGTCTGATCGGCCACAGGATCGCGCTTGGCGAGGCTGTCGTGCGGGTTGACGGGCCGGTTGGCCGATGCGCCGCCATCGATGTCGACCCTGATAACGGCATCCGCGGACCACAGCTGGTGCCGAAGATGAAACAGGCCTTCGGACATACCGATCTTGGCATTCTTGGCGAAGTCATCAAGGGCGGCACCGTCAAACCGGGTGACAGGCTGCAACGTCTGGATTAA
- the prfA gene encoding peptide chain release factor 1, whose amino-acid sequence MSLDKSMDRVMERRTEVEARLSESAGLSPDELASLSRELSELRPVCAQIELVRQLESDHATATQMIDEADGDAEIMEMARAEITEVESRLPDEMKALQLLLLPRDRDDSRNAILEVRAGTGGDEAALFAADLFGMYQRFAARHGWRFEVMEVSETGIGGYKEATANIAGSDVFARLKFESGVHRVQRVPETEAGGRIHTSAATVAVLPEAEDVDIDVQESDLRIDVFRASGPGGQSVNTTDSAVRITHIPTGIVVSQQDEKSQHKNRAKAMKILRARLYDAERARLQAERAASRKGQVGSGDRSERIRTYNFPQGRVTDHRINLTLYKLDKVIAGEALDEVVDALVAEDQAQRLAEGGAEGGE is encoded by the coding sequence ATGAGCCTGGACAAGAGCATGGACCGGGTGATGGAGCGCCGGACCGAGGTCGAGGCAAGGCTTTCGGAATCGGCTGGCCTGTCACCTGATGAACTTGCCAGCCTGTCCCGCGAACTGTCTGAACTGCGTCCGGTCTGCGCGCAGATTGAACTTGTCCGCCAGCTTGAATCCGACCATGCCACGGCAACCCAGATGATCGATGAAGCCGATGGCGACGCCGAGATCATGGAAATGGCGCGGGCCGAAATCACCGAGGTCGAATCCCGTCTACCCGACGAGATGAAGGCGCTTCAGCTTTTGCTGCTGCCGCGTGACCGGGATGATTCGCGCAACGCCATTCTTGAGGTGCGCGCCGGCACCGGCGGTGACGAGGCGGCGCTGTTTGCTGCCGACCTGTTCGGCATGTATCAGCGGTTTGCGGCGCGGCATGGCTGGCGGTTCGAGGTGATGGAAGTGTCCGAGACAGGCATTGGCGGCTACAAGGAAGCCACTGCCAACATCGCCGGAAGCGACGTCTTTGCGCGGTTGAAATTTGAATCCGGCGTGCATCGGGTACAGCGTGTCCCGGAAACCGAGGCGGGGGGGCGTATCCATACCTCGGCAGCCACGGTTGCCGTGCTTCCCGAAGCCGAAGATGTCGATATCGACGTTCAGGAAAGCGACCTGCGGATTGATGTGTTTCGGGCTTCCGGCCCTGGCGGGCAGTCGGTCAACACCACTGACTCGGCGGTGCGGATCACCCACATCCCAACTGGGATCGTCGTCAGCCAGCAGGATGAAAAATCGCAGCACAAGAACCGTGCCAAGGCGATGAAGATCCTGCGCGCCAGACTGTATGATGCCGAACGGGCGCGGTTGCAGGCCGAACGGGCCGCGTCACGCAAGGGGCAGGTGGGCTCCGGTGACAGATCGGAACGTATCCGGACCTATAATTTCCCGCAGGGGCGCGTGACCGATCACCGGATCAACCTGACGCTTTACAAGCTGGACAAGGTGATTGCCGGCGAGGCGCTTGACGAAGTGGTTGACGCGCTTGTCGCCGAGGACCAGGCACAGCGTCTTGCCGAGGGTGGTGCCGAGGGTGGTGAATGA
- a CDS encoding aspartate kinase: MALIVQKFGGTSVGDLDRIRNVASRVKAEVESGHQVAVVVSAMAGTTNQLVSWARDIGPMHDAREYDTIVATGEQVTVGLLAIALQNLGIDARSWLGWQMPVHTDEVHGAARIQSIDTTVMRERLAAGQVAVVAGFQGLAPDGRISTLGRGGSDTSAVALAAALNADRCDIYTDVDGVYTTDPRIAPRAQKLDQITFEEMLEMASLGAKVLQTRSVAMAMRHNVNLQVRSSFSDAPGTLVVNEDAIVEQEKISGIAYSPDEAKVTIQGLPDQPGVAAAIFGTLADSHINVDMIVQTAASEGQKTDITFSLGRADLGKALEIIEASRKDLGFDGIDAQDDVTKISVVGMAMRSQPGVARTMFETLAERGINIEVISTSEIKISVLISAEYTELAVRSLHTAFGLDAED, translated from the coding sequence ATGGCTCTGATTGTTCAAAAATTTGGCGGCACTTCGGTTGGCGATCTCGACCGGATCCGGAATGTTGCGTCGCGCGTCAAGGCTGAGGTTGAGTCAGGGCATCAGGTCGCTGTTGTTGTCTCGGCCATGGCCGGTACAACAAACCAGCTTGTATCCTGGGCGCGAGATATCGGCCCGATGCATGATGCCCGTGAATATGACACCATCGTCGCGACAGGCGAGCAGGTGACGGTCGGGCTGCTGGCCATCGCCCTGCAGAATCTTGGTATCGACGCGCGCTCATGGCTTGGCTGGCAGATGCCCGTCCATACCGACGAGGTGCATGGCGCCGCGCGGATCCAGAGCATTGACACGACGGTGATGCGAGAACGGCTTGCCGCCGGGCAGGTCGCCGTTGTTGCCGGGTTTCAGGGGTTGGCCCCGGATGGCCGGATCTCGACGCTTGGTCGTGGCGGGTCCGACACCTCGGCGGTGGCGCTGGCGGCAGCGCTGAATGCCGACCGCTGCGACATCTACACCGATGTCGACGGCGTCTATACGACCGACCCCCGAATTGCGCCGCGGGCGCAGAAGCTGGACCAGATCACCTTTGAAGAGATGCTGGAAATGGCATCGCTCGGCGCAAAGGTGCTTCAGACACGGTCCGTCGCCATGGCCATGCGCCATAATGTCAATCTGCAGGTGCGTTCAAGCTTTTCAGACGCACCGGGTACGCTCGTCGTCAATGAGGATGCAATCGTGGAACAGGAAAAAATCAGCGGCATCGCCTACAGTCCGGACGAAGCCAAGGTCACCATTCAGGGGCTTCCCGACCAGCCGGGTGTTGCGGCGGCGATCTTCGGCACGCTGGCGGACAGCCATATCAATGTCGACATGATCGTGCAGACAGCCGCAAGCGAGGGACAGAAGACCGATATCACCTTTTCGCTTGGCCGCGCCGATCTTGGCAAGGCTCTAGAGATTATCGAGGCAAGCCGCAAGGATCTGGGCTTTGACGGCATCGATGCGCAGGATGATGTTACCAAGATTTCGGTTGTCGGGATGGCGATGCGTTCGCAACCCGGCGTTGCACGCACAATGTTCGAGACCCTTGCCGAGCGTGGTATCAATATCGAGGTCATTTCCACGTCGGAAATCAAGATTTCGGTGCTGATCAGTGCCGAATATACAGAGTTGGCGGTGCGAAGCCTTCACACCGCTTTCGGGCTGGATGCCGAGGATTGA
- the ubiG gene encoding bifunctional 2-polyprenyl-6-hydroxyphenol methylase/3-demethylubiquinol 3-O-methyltransferase UbiG produces the protein MNTTADQKEIDNFAAMSAHWWDERGPMAPLHAFAPVRIDYILDSARRIGTTADGRLDGVRILDIGCGGGILAEPMARLGGQVTGIDATPEAIEAAKAHAMTAGLAIDYRCTTAEALAESGPTFDLIYASEVIEHVTDRHLFAASIAAMLAPGGTVVITTINRTLASFALAKVALEYVLRTVPAGTHDPSRFVRPAELRAEFAAAGIQLDDMTGFAPLPARRVGGNGFIRIGNLAVNYAASGTHA, from the coding sequence GTGAACACAACAGCGGACCAAAAAGAAATCGACAATTTTGCGGCCATGTCCGCACATTGGTGGGACGAGCGGGGGCCAATGGCCCCGCTACACGCCTTCGCGCCAGTGCGAATCGACTATATTCTGGACAGTGCGAGGCGCATCGGCACAACAGCTGATGGCCGTCTCGACGGGGTGCGGATCCTTGATATTGGCTGTGGTGGTGGCATTCTGGCCGAGCCGATGGCGCGGCTTGGCGGGCAGGTGACAGGCATCGATGCCACCCCCGAAGCCATCGAGGCGGCAAAGGCACATGCCATGACAGCGGGTCTTGCAATCGATTACCGCTGCACCACGGCCGAGGCGCTTGCCGAAAGTGGCCCCACCTTTGATCTTATCTATGCCTCCGAAGTCATCGAGCATGTCACCGACAGGCATCTGTTCGCCGCCTCGATTGCCGCAATGCTGGCCCCCGGCGGCACGGTTGTGATCACCACCATCAACCGGACGCTGGCCTCGTTCGCGCTGGCCAAGGTGGCGCTAGAATATGTGTTGCGGACAGTGCCGGCGGGAACGCATGACCCGTCGCGTTTCGTGCGACCAGCCGAACTTCGCGCCGAATTCGCCGCTGCCGGAATCCAGCTTGATGACATGACCGGCTTTGCGCCATTGCCGGCGCGCCGGGTCGGCGGCAACGGTTTCATACGGATTGGCAATCTGGCTGTAAATTACGCAGCCAGCGGCACGCACGCCTGA
- the ispG gene encoding flavodoxin-dependent (E)-4-hydroxy-3-methylbut-2-enyl-diphosphate synthase has product MANAYRAYRTIERRPCRQIMVGTVPVGGDAPISVQTMTNTPTTDVAGTLAQINAAAEAGADIVRVSCPDQDSTAALREICAASPVPIVADIHFHYRRAIEAAAAGAACLRINPGNIGRADRVREVISAARDHGCSMRIGVNAGSLEKHLLEKYAEPCPEALVESALEHARILQDNDFHEFKISVKASDVFLAVAAYQQLADVIDCPLHIGITEAGGLRSGTVKSAIGLGGLLWAGIGDTVRVSLSADPAEEVRVAYEMLKSLGLRRRGVTVISCPSCARQQFDVISTVQTIEERLEHIDIPMTVSIIGCVVNGPGEARETDIGLTGGGRGTHQIYVSGMADHRLTNGDIVEHVVGLVEARAAAIRSGEIDA; this is encoded by the coding sequence GTGGCCAACGCCTACCGAGCCTACAGAACCATTGAACGTCGTCCCTGCCGCCAGATCATGGTCGGCACAGTGCCTGTTGGCGGCGATGCTCCGATCTCGGTGCAGACGATGACCAACACACCGACAACGGATGTTGCCGGCACATTGGCCCAGATCAACGCCGCCGCCGAGGCGGGTGCCGATATTGTCCGGGTATCCTGTCCTGACCAGGACAGCACCGCCGCATTGCGCGAGATCTGCGCGGCAAGCCCGGTGCCGATTGTCGCCGACATTCATTTTCACTATCGCCGGGCCATCGAGGCCGCCGCCGCCGGTGCCGCCTGTCTGCGGATCAATCCCGGCAATATCGGTCGGGCCGATCGTGTCCGCGAGGTGATCAGCGCGGCGCGTGACCACGGATGTTCAATGCGGATCGGTGTCAATGCCGGGTCGCTGGAAAAGCACCTTCTGGAAAAATACGCTGAACCCTGTCCCGAGGCGCTTGTTGAATCGGCGCTCGAGCATGCGCGCATTCTTCAGGACAACGACTTTCATGAATTCAAGATTTCGGTGAAGGCATCCGATGTCTTTCTTGCTGTCGCCGCCTATCAACAGCTTGCGGACGTGATCGATTGCCCACTTCATATAGGCATCACCGAGGCTGGTGGTCTGCGGTCCGGCACGGTCAAGTCGGCGATCGGACTTGGCGGGCTTCTATGGGCCGGCATCGGCGACACGGTCAGGGTGTCGCTGTCGGCGGACCCCGCCGAAGAGGTGCGGGTTGCCTATGAGATGCTGAAATCGCTGGGGTTGCGCCGCCGCGGGGTGACGGTCATTTCATGCCCCTCATGCGCGCGCCAGCAATTTGACGTGATCAGCACTGTGCAGACGATCGAGGAACGGCTGGAACATATCGACATCCCGATGACGGTGTCGATCATCGGATGTGTCGTGAATGGCCCGGGCGAGGCGCGTGAGACCGATATCGGTCTGACCGGTGGCGGACGCGGCACGCATCAGATCTATGTGTCGGGCATGGCCGATCACAGGTTGACGAATGGGGATATCGTCGAGCATGTTGTCGGGCTTGTCGAGGCGCGCGCCGCCGCCATCAGATCCGGCGAAATAGACGCCTAG
- a CDS encoding DUF1178 family protein, which translates to MIKYQLICEDDHQFEGWFGDSAAFESQQESGLLTCPACGSGAVRRALMAPNLASPKTRKSPAPDRIADGRSEQMADGAAGHGPVGPGAAAIPQEAARRLHAMMTEMRSLQKKIKDECRDVGDQFAEEARKIHYGEVEPEGIYGHATAEEREALDQEGIDVLDMPWLPKDN; encoded by the coding sequence ATGATCAAATATCAGTTGATATGCGAGGATGACCATCAGTTCGAGGGCTGGTTCGGTGACTCGGCCGCCTTTGAATCCCAGCAGGAATCCGGCCTTTTGACCTGTCCGGCCTGTGGATCGGGTGCGGTGCGGCGGGCGTTGATGGCACCCAACCTCGCCAGTCCGAAAACCCGCAAATCGCCAGCGCCTGACCGGATCGCCGACGGACGGTCCGAACAGATGGCGGATGGCGCTGCTGGACATGGTCCGGTTGGGCCCGGCGCGGCAGCGATCCCCCAAGAGGCGGCCCGGCGTCTCCACGCCATGATGACCGAAATGCGGTCATTGCAGAAGAAGATCAAGGACGAGTGCCGCGATGTCGGCGACCAGTTCGCCGAAGAAGCGCGCAAGATCCATTACGGCGAGGTTGAGCCGGAAGGAATCTATGGTCACGCCACGGCTGAAGAACGTGAGGCCCTCGACCAGGAGGGGATAGACGTTTTGGATATGCCCTGGCTTCCGAAAGACAACTGA
- the hisS gene encoding histidine--tRNA ligase encodes MSRLQPARGTSDLLPDAMAAHRRVIDTARDASALYGFQEMATPIFEFAEVFSRPLGDSSDVVTKETYNFTDRGGETLTLRPENTAGVVRAMISNGLTQSLPLKFFYAGPMFRYERPQKGRMRQFHQIGIEYLGPRDGLADAEIIGCGARVLDSLGVLDRCILHLNSLGDTESRQAYRTALLGFLDSHAGDLSEDSQTRLKTNPLRILDSKDKGDRAILADAPRLDEFLNDLSKSHFATVTASLDKAGIAWRFDPLLVRGLDYYCHTAFEFITDDLGAQGTVLGGGRYDGLSEMLGGPPVAGVGWAAGVERLAMLAGADAPRVPAVAVMPMDDDAGVAAYAVAELLRNAGIAVDVPTGGAIGKRLKKADRAGVRMAVILGSDEVAGGTSQLRDLVAGTQAEIAQQDLPHHIAGMLATLVDGDSA; translated from the coding sequence ATGTCTCGTTTGCAACCAGCCAGAGGCACCTCGGACCTGCTTCCAGATGCGATGGCAGCACACCGCCGGGTGATCGACACCGCCCGTGACGCATCGGCATTGTATGGCTTTCAGGAAATGGCCACACCGATCTTTGAATTTGCCGAGGTGTTTTCGCGCCCGCTTGGTGACAGCAGTGACGTCGTTACCAAGGAAACCTACAATTTCACCGACCGTGGTGGCGAAACGCTGACCCTGCGCCCGGAAAACACTGCCGGTGTGGTGCGGGCGATGATCTCGAACGGCCTGACACAGAGCCTGCCACTGAAATTCTTCTATGCTGGTCCGATGTTTCGGTATGAACGGCCGCAGAAGGGGCGGATGCGGCAGTTTCACCAGATAGGGATAGAATATCTGGGCCCGCGCGACGGGCTTGCCGATGCGGAGATCATCGGCTGTGGGGCACGGGTTCTGGACAGCCTCGGTGTGCTTGACCGGTGCATATTGCATCTCAATTCACTTGGCGACACCGAAAGCCGGCAGGCCTATCGTACTGCGCTTCTCGGTTTTCTCGATTCGCATGCCGGTGATCTGTCCGAAGACAGTCAGACCCGCCTGAAAACAAACCCGCTTCGGATTCTTGATTCCAAGGACAAGGGGGATCGCGCCATTCTGGCCGACGCGCCGCGTCTCGATGAATTTCTGAATGATCTGTCAAAGTCGCATTTTGCAACGGTGACGGCGTCTCTGGACAAGGCCGGTATCGCCTGGCGGTTTGATCCCCTGCTTGTCCGCGGGCTTGATTATTACTGCCATACGGCCTTTGAATTCATTACCGACGATCTTGGCGCGCAGGGAACGGTCCTTGGCGGCGGCCGCTATGATGGGTTGTCGGAAATGCTTGGCGGTCCACCTGTTGCCGGTGTTGGATGGGCAGCCGGGGTTGAACGTCTTGCGATGCTGGCCGGTGCAGACGCGCCGCGCGTGCCGGCTGTGGCAGTGATGCCGATGGATGATGATGCCGGGGTGGCGGCCTATGCCGTTGCCGAATTGCTGCGCAATGCCGGCATTGCGGTCGACGTGCCGACAGGCGGCGCCATTGGCAAGCGGCTGAAAAAGGCTGATCGGGCAGGCGTCAGAATGGCGGTGATTCTTGGCAGTGACGAAGTTGCGGGCGGAACCTCGCAGCTTCGCGATCTGGTGGCTGGAACCCAGGCCGAGATCGCACAGCAGGATTTGCCGCACCATATTGCCGGCATGCTGGCAACATTGGTGGATGGGGACAGCGCATGA
- a CDS encoding RodZ domain-containing protein, translating into MNYEARDDGVTEDSFDRIGADLNAARLSRNIQISDLSQHLRISKQQLKSIEAGEFDALPGSTYAAGYLRSFAQEVGLDPVALTQRYRALLADDNKSQTYSFPIDTQRPQRSGAMLASIVVIFAVAGYGAWYAIGKPDVLTALTGAPQPEMAARPAIESTATEPDDLANRDVEPTNLAESTAPSPQDARMPAGPVDEVASPAAVVSSEQMASTVASPDTELAAVTDPAKIPASETELALAPAAETDSVMTVATSTGEETGAANTRPAIAATQIAAEGTAGRDTADDAMTTTLATGMTDDRLATSTVDSAGSSQIGTGVAFARQRVPDMEITLRATGTSWVEIIRNNGEEVMAKLMRNGETYMIDSRDRLYLSTGNAGGLEIVFSDGTARSIGESGEILRDLLLDVDKLRNQF; encoded by the coding sequence ATGAATTATGAGGCGCGCGATGACGGCGTAACCGAAGACAGCTTCGATAGGATCGGAGCTGATCTTAATGCTGCGCGCCTGTCCAGAAATATTCAGATCAGTGATCTCTCGCAGCATCTGCGGATATCCAAGCAGCAGCTGAAATCAATCGAGGCTGGCGAGTTCGACGCGCTTCCCGGATCGACCTATGCGGCCGGATATCTGCGCAGCTTCGCGCAGGAAGTGGGGCTTGACCCGGTGGCCCTGACGCAACGCTACCGCGCCCTGCTTGCCGATGACAATAAAAGCCAGACCTACAGTTTTCCTATCGATACCCAGCGCCCGCAGCGTTCCGGCGCGATGCTGGCCTCGATCGTCGTTATTTTTGCGGTGGCGGGATATGGTGCCTGGTATGCGATTGGCAAGCCTGATGTGCTGACCGCCCTGACAGGCGCGCCGCAGCCCGAAATGGCCGCGCGACCAGCGATTGAATCGACGGCAACCGAACCCGATGATCTGGCCAATCGCGACGTCGAACCAACCAACCTTGCCGAATCCACCGCACCGTCACCGCAGGATGCCCGGATGCCGGCCGGGCCTGTGGATGAAGTGGCGTCACCGGCTGCAGTGGTGTCGTCCGAACAAATGGCCTCCACTGTCGCATCCCCCGACACCGAATTGGCGGCGGTCACTGACCCTGCGAAGATACCGGCGTCGGAAACCGAACTTGCCCTGGCGCCAGCCGCCGAGACCGACAGCGTGATGACGGTTGCGACCAGCACAGGCGAAGAGACAGGTGCGGCCAATACACGGCCCGCCATTGCCGCTACCCAGATTGCGGCAGAGGGCACCGCCGGGCGCGACACTGCTGACGATGCCATGACAACCACGCTGGCCACCGGGATGACAGATGACCGCCTTGCAACCAGTACGGTGGACAGCGCAGGTTCCAGCCAGATAGGCACCGGTGTGGCCTTCGCCCGCCAGCGTGTGCCGGACATGGAAATTACGCTCCGGGCCACCGGCACCAGCTGGGTCGAGATCATCCGCAACAATGGTGAGGAAGTGATGGCCAAGCTGATGCGGAATGGCGAGACCTACATGATCGACAGCCGTGACCGGCTTTATCTCAGCACCGGCAATGCGGGTGGGCTGGAGATCGTATTCAGTGACGGCACGGCACGGTCGATTGGCGAGTCGGGTGAAATCCTGCGCGACCTGCTTCTTGACGTCGACAAGCTTCGCAACCAATTCTAG